A part of Candidatus Omnitrophota bacterium genomic DNA contains:
- the nadD gene encoding nicotinate-nucleotide adenylyltransferase, whose product MERIPLKRIGVYGGGFDPVHIAHLILAQTALESLSLDRVIFIPSGGVAHYKNESNVASGEDRLEMLRLAAESNPRFEICSYEIEQGKFCYTIDTLRYLRDEVFPDAEINLLTGEDWKNRLKTWKDGDKLLQEFCVAIFSRPGFQKQNDGQSSAEAERICHVDMPLIDISSSDIRERRRKGLSIEYMLPRAVYRYIEEKGLYL is encoded by the coding sequence ATGGAACGCATCCCGTTGAAGCGCATCGGAGTCTATGGCGGCGGATTCGATCCCGTGCATATCGCCCATTTGATTTTGGCGCAAACCGCTTTGGAATCGCTCTCGCTGGACCGGGTGATTTTCATCCCGTCGGGGGGAGTGGCGCATTATAAGAACGAATCCAACGTGGCGTCGGGAGAAGACAGGCTCGAGATGCTGCGTCTGGCCGCCGAGTCCAATCCCCGTTTCGAAATCTGCAGCTACGAGATCGAACAGGGAAAATTCTGTTATACCATCGATACGTTGCGCTATCTGCGGGACGAAGTTTTTCCGGACGCCGAAATCAATCTCCTTACGGGAGAGGACTGGAAAAACCGGTTGAAGACATGGAAAGACGGCGATAAGCTGCTGCAAGAATTCTGCGTCGCCATATTTTCCCGTCCTGGTTTTCAGAAGCAAAATGACGGCCAATCCTCCGCCGAAGCAGAACGCATATGCCATGTCGATATGCCATTGATCGACATCTCCTCTTCGGATATCCGGGAACGGCGGCGCAAAGGCCTTTCTATCGAATATATGCTTCCCCGCGCCGTTTATCGGTATATTGAAGAAAAAGGATTGTATCTTTAG
- the asd gene encoding aspartate-semialdehyde dehydrogenase, which translates to MQKKKAAILGATGVAGQQFLEALFGHPWFEISGLYASGRSAGKTYGEAASWHSPTPLPKEIASMTVKNTEDAAGELEPYDIVFSALPSDVAKETEGRCAEKKPVISTASAYRYEEDVPILVPEVNAGHAPLIEKQRKHRGWKGFVVPGPNCTTMGLIISLKPLYEACGVRRVFMTSMQALSGAGYPGNPALDIVDNVIPYIAKEEGKVTLETVKTLGKMAGDSIQNANFPVSCTCTRVPTIDGHFLSIFVETEKPCSPADYKKIIADYNVQCRKTFGDLPSAPEETIIVKEEDNRPQPRLDRELGDGMTTVVGRIRQDEVFGERGLKYCSLSHNTKRGAAKGELMVAEYLMTKGYI; encoded by the coding sequence ATGCAAAAGAAGAAGGCTGCGATTTTAGGCGCGACGGGGGTGGCCGGACAACAATTTTTGGAAGCTCTGTTCGGACATCCATGGTTTGAAATTTCGGGGCTGTACGCTTCGGGACGTTCGGCGGGGAAAACCTACGGCGAAGCGGCGTCGTGGCACTCCCCCACTCCGCTTCCCAAAGAGATCGCCTCAATGACGGTGAAAAACACAGAGGACGCCGCTGGGGAATTGGAGCCATACGACATTGTTTTTTCCGCTCTTCCTTCCGACGTCGCCAAAGAGACCGAAGGCCGTTGCGCCGAAAAGAAACCAGTCATCAGCACGGCGTCCGCCTACCGTTACGAAGAAGACGTGCCCATTCTCGTGCCGGAAGTGAACGCCGGCCATGCGCCATTGATCGAGAAGCAGCGCAAGCATCGGGGATGGAAAGGATTCGTCGTTCCGGGACCAAATTGCACCACGATGGGACTCATCATCTCGCTCAAGCCGCTCTACGAAGCCTGCGGCGTCCGGCGCGTATTCATGACCTCGATGCAGGCGCTTTCCGGCGCCGGATATCCCGGCAACCCCGCCTTGGACATCGTCGATAACGTCATACCCTACATCGCCAAAGAAGAAGGCAAAGTAACCCTGGAAACAGTGAAGACGCTGGGAAAAATGGCGGGCGATTCCATCCAAAACGCGAATTTCCCCGTTAGTTGCACCTGTACGCGGGTTCCCACGATCGATGGGCATTTTCTCTCCATATTCGTAGAGACGGAAAAACCGTGCTCCCCCGCCGATTACAAGAAGATCATTGCAGATTACAACGTCCAATGCCGCAAAACGTTCGGCGACCTGCCTTCGGCGCCGGAAGAGACCATCATCGTTAAGGAAGAAGACAACCGTCCGCAACCGCGATTGGATCGCGAATTAGGCGATGGCATGACCACAGTTGTCGGACGCATCCGCCAGGACGAAGTGTTCGGCGAGAGGGGCCTCAAGTATTGCTCACTCTCCCACAATACCAAGCGCGGCGCCGCCAAAGGCGAGTTGATGGTGGCGGAATATTTGATGACGAAGGGCTATATTTAA
- a CDS encoding glutamate-5-semialdehyde dehydrogenase: MTNNSPNSIENLETYIRHKAEEAKKASRVLAGVSTNLKNRALMTAAERMREQRASIQEKNRFDLTYGLEKGLSSAMLDRLELSDKRIEGIAKMLEEVAALPDPAGEITQMRVRPNGLRVGKMRVPIGVIGLIYESRPNVTADAAALCLKSGNAILLRGGSEAIHSNIALAWILQEALKECGLPAAAVSFIETTDREAVRLMCRLNGLVDVIIPRGGKSLIETVVELATIPVLKHYDGNCHVYVDKDADAEMAHKICMNAKIQRPGVCNAAETFLVHQAMAGDFLKNLIADLKRNRVEIRGCERTQKIDPAVIAATPEDWDTEYLDLIVAVKIVDSMDEAIDHIALHSSAHTDAIVTNHYSAAMRFLRDVDSSSVMVNASTRFSDGGEYGLGAEMGISTDKLHARGPMGLVELTCEKFVVLGEGHLRE; encoded by the coding sequence ATGACGAACAATAGCCCCAACTCCATAGAAAACTTGGAAACTTATATCCGGCATAAAGCGGAAGAGGCGAAAAAAGCTTCCCGCGTTTTAGCCGGCGTTTCTACTAACCTGAAAAATCGCGCGCTTATGACGGCGGCGGAGCGGATGCGGGAGCAGAGAGCCTCCATCCAAGAAAAAAACCGCTTCGATCTGACCTACGGACTCGAGAAAGGTTTATCCTCAGCGATGTTGGACAGGCTTGAACTGTCGGATAAGCGTATCGAAGGCATCGCGAAAATGTTGGAAGAAGTCGCCGCGCTGCCCGATCCAGCGGGAGAGATTACGCAGATGCGCGTGCGTCCGAATGGATTGCGGGTTGGGAAGATGCGGGTTCCGATAGGCGTGATTGGATTGATCTACGAATCGCGTCCCAACGTGACGGCGGACGCGGCGGCGTTATGTCTGAAATCAGGTAACGCCATCCTGCTGCGAGGCGGTTCGGAAGCGATTCATTCCAACATCGCCTTGGCCTGGATTCTGCAAGAGGCGTTGAAGGAATGCGGCCTGCCAGCGGCGGCGGTTTCGTTTATCGAGACGACGGACCGGGAGGCGGTGCGGTTGATGTGCCGGTTAAACGGTTTAGTTGATGTAATTATTCCGCGTGGAGGCAAGTCGCTGATCGAAACCGTCGTAGAACTGGCGACAATTCCCGTTCTGAAGCATTACGATGGCAACTGCCATGTTTATGTGGACAAGGACGCCGATGCGGAGATGGCGCATAAAATCTGCATGAACGCCAAAATCCAACGTCCAGGAGTATGCAACGCCGCCGAAACCTTTCTTGTTCATCAAGCGATGGCGGGGGATTTTCTGAAAAATCTGATTGCGGATTTGAAGCGGAACCGTGTGGAAATCAGAGGCTGCGAACGGACGCAAAAGATCGATCCCGCCGTGATAGCCGCAACGCCGGAGGATTGGGATACGGAATATCTCGATCTTATCGTTGCTGTGAAAATCGTAGATAGCATGGACGAGGCGATCGATCATATCGCCCTTCATTCGTCCGCCCATACCGACGCCATCGTTACCAACCATTATTCCGCTGCTATGCGCTTTTTGCGGGATGTGGATTCGTCGTCGGTGATGGTGAACGCTTCCACGCGCTTTTCGGACGGCGGCGAATACGGGCTGGGAGCGGAGATGGGGATATCCACGGATAAGCTCCATGCGCGCGGGCCGATGGGGCTAGTGGAATTGACCTGCGAGAAATTCGTAGTACTAGGCGAAGGACATCTGCGGGAATAA
- a CDS encoding prepilin-type N-terminal cleavage/methylation domain-containing protein has protein sequence MKNRSSGFTLIELLIVVAIIGILAAIAVPNFLNAQARAKLAQCYGNMASLRTAIGMYEADKGWAPWDRGTEYANGSSYISLTTPVAYLSGWGVVSDIFPPKNNIDQRKYYDYGAPLRYGAEPDTAAGQERIREYKAAGVSYVVSSSGPDGDTDWPWTSWAVGLRVLNTPQKAGSNGDGGAFFSVSNGLISGGDIVSTSAKTYQ, from the coding sequence ATGAAAAATCGGTCGTCAGGTTTTACGTTAATCGAACTGCTTATCGTCGTAGCCATTATCGGCATTCTGGCGGCGATCGCCGTACCCAACTTTCTCAACGCCCAAGCGCGGGCCAAACTGGCCCAATGCTATGGCAATATGGCTTCATTGCGCACCGCTATCGGAATGTATGAAGCCGATAAAGGCTGGGCGCCGTGGGATAGGGGAACGGAATATGCCAATGGCAGTAGTTATATCTCGCTGACGACGCCGGTGGCATATCTTAGCGGATGGGGCGTAGTATCGGATATCTTTCCTCCCAAAAACAATATCGACCAGCGCAAGTATTACGACTACGGCGCGCCGTTGCGCTATGGGGCGGAGCCGGATACCGCCGCCGGTCAAGAACGTATCAGGGAATATAAAGCCGCAGGCGTCAGTTATGTCGTCAGTTCTTCCGGTCCCGATGGCGATACCGATTGGCCGTGGACCAGTTGGGCTGTCGGTCTTCGCGTCTTGAATACGCCCCAAAAAGCGGGAAGCAATGGCGACGGCGGAGCGTTTTTCTCCGTCAGCAACGGGCTGATTTCCGGCGGCGACATCGTCAGCACCAGCGCAAAAACGTATCAATAA
- a CDS encoding Gfo/Idh/MocA family oxidoreductase — protein sequence MTSPNRMNRRSFLAKNGRAASMLASASLLAPSLRSAAANDKIRMGLIGCGGRGSHLMLMTQQIDPAVQFAAVCDASELKRNQALEKAAPGAQSFVDHRKLLEMKEIDAVVIATPEHLHGPQLMDAVAAGKDVYVEKPMTYSVEEGVRIINAVRKTDRIVQAGMQRRSAPMCIEAKKLVDQGILGDVTLVRAQWYWNVPPLSPEWKVQGDFNWELFLGSAPKRPFDPIRAAQWNWYWDYSGGMVTGQGVHLMDLIQWFMGKGVPRSASMQGDSYILGGECPDVFSVNYEYDGFTASWILSYNNSFDNGWKVTFHGTKGTLVIGEPIFAEGETGYRIYKEYWRDVENRVPIYKSEEGLPTEPHIVNWLDCMRTRKQPNAPVEVGHTAAAPCHLAIAAFRNKTVAKLDKECTKVTL from the coding sequence ATGACGAGTCCGAATCGAATGAATCGAAGAAGTTTCTTGGCGAAGAACGGAAGAGCGGCTTCTATGCTGGCGTCCGCGTCGTTGCTGGCCCCATCGCTCCGATCGGCGGCGGCGAACGATAAAATCCGCATGGGCTTGATCGGCTGCGGCGGTCGAGGCAGCCATCTTATGCTCATGACCCAACAGATCGATCCCGCCGTTCAATTCGCCGCCGTATGCGACGCCTCCGAACTCAAACGCAACCAGGCATTGGAGAAAGCCGCTCCCGGCGCGCAATCGTTCGTCGATCATCGCAAACTTTTGGAAATGAAAGAGATCGACGCCGTCGTCATCGCGACTCCCGAACATTTGCACGGTCCCCAGTTGATGGACGCCGTGGCGGCGGGCAAGGACGTTTACGTCGAGAAGCCGATGACCTACTCGGTGGAAGAAGGCGTTCGCATCATTAACGCCGTGCGCAAAACCGACCGCATTGTGCAAGCCGGAATGCAGCGCCGCAGCGCGCCTATGTGCATCGAAGCCAAAAAACTGGTGGATCAGGGCATCCTGGGCGATGTAACTCTGGTTCGAGCGCAATGGTATTGGAACGTTCCACCGCTTAGTCCCGAATGGAAAGTACAAGGCGACTTCAACTGGGAACTCTTCCTCGGTTCCGCACCCAAGCGGCCTTTCGATCCGATTCGCGCCGCGCAGTGGAATTGGTATTGGGACTATTCCGGCGGCATGGTAACCGGCCAAGGCGTGCATTTAATGGACTTGATTCAATGGTTCATGGGCAAAGGCGTTCCCCGCTCGGCGTCGATGCAGGGCGACTCGTATATTCTCGGCGGTGAATGCCCGGACGTTTTCAGCGTGAACTACGAATACGACGGCTTTACAGCGTCTTGGATTCTTTCCTACAACAACAGTTTCGATAATGGCTGGAAGGTAACCTTCCACGGAACCAAAGGAACGCTGGTCATCGGCGAACCCATATTCGCCGAAGGCGAAACGGGCTACCGTATTTATAAAGAGTACTGGCGGGATGTGGAGAATCGCGTTCCTATCTACAAGAGCGAAGAGGGGCTTCCCACCGAGCCGCATATCGTCAACTGGCTGGATTGCATGCGCACCCGCAAGCAGCCGAACGCCCCCGTCGAAGTAGGGCACACCGCCGCCGCCCCTTGCCATTTGGCCATCGCCGCTTTTCGTAACAAGACGGTTGCTAAACTTGATAAGGAGTGCACGAAGGTAACGCTGTAA
- the pap gene encoding polyphosphate:AMP phosphotransferase produces the protein MLENLDLTPSLSKEEFKEYITPLEDRLRDLQREIVDKKRPVLLVFEGMESCGKGDSIRQVVSPLDPRGFKVYLTRMEMNEEELLRPPLWRYWLNIPGKGTIGIFDKAWYFPAIAQRVQGELSDHSWSNRKDEIKQFERQLVDDGTILIKIWLHISKKEQKKRFKVMEKSAYEGWRVTQENWEEHKQFDKYVAAADEILVETDTPYAPWTLVPATDRRYRRAVILRAIVETLERSLGAPPKPETKISAVPASTETRHIAGLTVLERVDPTISISPEEYREQLNASQQRLRELEFACYAKRIPVVIVYEGWDAGGKGGNIKRVTDKLDPRGYNVIPIAAPSGDEATHHYLWRFWRHLPKAGHFAIFDRSWYGRVMVERIEGFCKEEEWKRAFYEINEFERHLAHFGTVIVKFWIHISKDEQLRRFEERKTIPHKSYKLTDEDWRNREKWDIYATAVNEMIERTSTNYAPWTIVEGDCKLYARVKALNTIVDAIEGKL, from the coding sequence ATGCTGGAAAATCTCGACTTGACCCCATCGCTTTCCAAGGAAGAGTTCAAGGAATACATTACTCCCCTAGAAGATCGGCTGCGGGATTTGCAGCGCGAGATCGTTGATAAAAAACGGCCTGTTCTGCTGGTCTTCGAAGGAATGGAGAGCTGCGGCAAAGGCGACAGCATTCGCCAAGTGGTTTCTCCCCTCGATCCGCGCGGTTTTAAAGTATACTTGACGCGCATGGAGATGAACGAGGAAGAACTTTTACGGCCTCCCCTTTGGCGTTATTGGTTGAATATTCCCGGAAAAGGAACCATCGGCATCTTCGATAAGGCCTGGTATTTTCCCGCCATCGCCCAAAGAGTGCAGGGAGAACTCAGCGATCATTCCTGGAGCAACCGCAAGGATGAGATCAAGCAATTCGAACGGCAATTGGTGGATGATGGAACCATTCTCATCAAAATTTGGCTTCATATCAGCAAGAAAGAACAGAAAAAGCGCTTCAAAGTCATGGAAAAAAGCGCTTACGAAGGCTGGCGCGTTACTCAGGAAAACTGGGAGGAACATAAACAGTTCGATAAATATGTCGCCGCCGCCGACGAAATTCTGGTCGAAACCGATACGCCTTACGCTCCCTGGACGCTCGTTCCCGCCACGGATCGCCGCTACCGCCGAGCCGTGATTCTGCGCGCGATCGTCGAAACGCTGGAGCGATCTCTTGGCGCTCCGCCCAAGCCGGAGACGAAAATCAGCGCCGTCCCCGCTTCCACCGAAACCCGGCATATCGCCGGCTTGACGGTTCTTGAACGCGTGGATCCGACGATCTCCATTTCCCCCGAAGAATACCGCGAACAGTTGAACGCAAGCCAACAGCGGCTGAGGGAATTGGAATTCGCCTGCTATGCGAAGCGGATTCCCGTCGTTATCGTTTACGAAGGATGGGATGCCGGAGGCAAGGGAGGAAACATTAAGCGCGTAACCGACAAACTCGATCCTCGCGGCTATAACGTCATTCCCATCGCCGCGCCCAGCGGCGATGAAGCCACGCATCATTATTTATGGCGTTTTTGGCGGCATCTGCCCAAGGCGGGTCATTTCGCCATCTTCGACCGTTCCTGGTATGGCCGGGTGATGGTGGAGCGCATCGAAGGATTTTGCAAGGAAGAGGAATGGAAGCGGGCTTTCTACGAGATCAACGAATTCGAACGCCATCTCGCTCATTTTGGCACGGTCATCGTCAAATTTTGGATTCACATCAGCAAAGACGAACAATTGCGCCGCTTCGAAGAACGCAAAACCATACCCCACAAGAGTTATAAACTGACCGATGAGGATTGGCGCAATCGGGAAAAATGGGATATTTACGCAACGGCCGTCAACGAAATGATCGAACGCACCAGCACCAATTACGCCCCTTGGACTATCGTCGAAGGCGATTGCAAACTGTACGCCCGCGTCAAAGCGTTGAATACGATCGTGGACGCGATCGAAGGGAAACTCTAA
- a CDS encoding PhoH family protein, which yields MEETDNKNSLSGSPAANAVEIRQTIRLINLEESRDLFGARDENLRLLREHFAARIVARGDTIALSGHPDEVAAIASVFEDLLKLVRQGDRITRRDVEYVLAYSQQKAASPATDVFTPITMPLRGKKGIIKPKTFGQRQYVNAIAQNDIVFGIGPAGTGKTYLAMAAAISALERKQVRRIILARPAVEAGESLGFLPGDLQAKVDPFLRPLYDALYDMLNADLVHRYIEQSVVEIAPLAYMRGRTLNSSFVVLDEAQNSTSEQMKMFLTRLGFDSKTVITGDITQIDLPSGRKSGLIEVSDLLKNIDGIAFVRFNQQDIVRHPLVQKIIAAYEERDKELNKDDSVARNRAESHRVTNSNETGE from the coding sequence ATGGAGGAGACCGATAACAAGAATAGCCTGAGCGGCTCCCCAGCCGCCAATGCCGTAGAAATCCGGCAGACGATCCGTTTGATCAACCTGGAAGAGAGCCGTGATCTCTTCGGCGCCCGCGATGAAAATCTTCGTCTGCTGCGGGAGCATTTCGCCGCCCGCATCGTCGCTCGCGGCGATACTATCGCTCTCTCCGGCCATCCGGACGAAGTGGCGGCCATCGCCTCCGTATTCGAAGATCTGCTCAAACTGGTGCGCCAGGGCGACCGCATCACCCGCCGGGACGTGGAATACGTTCTCGCTTATTCCCAGCAAAAAGCGGCTTCTCCCGCCACGGACGTCTTTACGCCTATTACTATGCCGTTGCGGGGGAAAAAAGGGATTATCAAACCCAAAACCTTCGGGCAGCGCCAATACGTCAACGCCATCGCCCAAAACGACATCGTCTTCGGCATCGGTCCGGCGGGCACGGGAAAAACCTACCTCGCCATGGCCGCCGCCATTTCCGCCCTGGAGCGGAAGCAGGTGAGACGGATCATCCTGGCCCGGCCCGCTGTGGAAGCGGGGGAATCGCTGGGATTTCTGCCCGGCGATCTCCAAGCCAAAGTCGATCCGTTTCTGCGCCCGCTTTATGACGCTCTCTATGACATGCTCAACGCCGATTTGGTTCATCGCTACATCGAACAGAGCGTCGTGGAAATCGCGCCGCTCGCTTATATGAGAGGCCGCACGCTCAACAGCTCGTTCGTCGTTTTGGACGAAGCTCAGAATTCCACCAGCGAACAGATGAAAATGTTTCTTACCCGGTTGGGCTTCGATTCCAAAACCGTCATCACCGGCGATATCACCCAGATCGATCTTCCCTCCGGCCGCAAAAGCGGCTTGATCGAAGTGAGCGATCTTCTTAAGAATATCGATGGCATCGCTTTCGTCCGGTTCAACCAACAAGACATCGTGCGCCATCCTTTAGTGCAGAAGATCATCGCTGCGTATGAAGAGAGAGACAAGGAACTGAATAAAGACGACTCCGTTGCGCGGAATCGCGCCGAGTCCCATCGAGTTACCAACTCGAATGAGACGGGAGAATAA
- a CDS encoding endo-1,4-beta-xylanase, which yields MKNSFAFYLAACAVFSLSAASEPISYNLAAERAGRLFENLQLDIPRAQPIFLQKMKLGQEWLEALRSLTAENAHDGADGVVKWLMVWNRCRYGSSPSTLISRDAYRLRDQFAINAADSAKIKESLPSLEPIVSELLYELEAIDRIERCRRRDITIQVVDKNGHPAPGARVALQQTRHDFLFGCNVFRWEERETPSQQSYRRLFAQLMNFATIGFYWPAYERAPGQTRRAYAAGAAKWCLENGIIVKGHPLVWNFTDPSWLPEDPDKAQPLLMARIKREIEDFKGLIEIWDVVNEATVFDRKSFLQRAPKTTRLWQKAGQMELTIEAFKTARKANPRAELVINDYYLHNREQADNDSSIEGEKHEIYEDVLEALVEENGEPLYDIIGVQSHMHNGAWPTKHILSVVDRFANYKKPLHFTETTIVSGTKKEKEQWETTMEGEWRQAEEVERFYRTVFSCPQVEALTWWDFSDDRAWQGAPAGLIRKDMSPKSAYERLLSLIKGEWWTQEEFLYEAEPVRTRAFLGDYTVAITSKDGKKWERKFSLQRGEEPIDITIRMD from the coding sequence ATGAAAAATTCTTTCGCCTTTTATCTCGCCGCTTGCGCTGTTTTTTCCCTTTCTGCCGCTTCGGAACCCATCTCCTATAATTTAGCGGCTGAACGCGCCGGACGGCTCTTTGAAAATCTCCAATTGGATATCCCCCGCGCTCAACCTATCTTTCTGCAAAAAATGAAATTAGGCCAAGAGTGGCTGGAGGCATTGCGATCCTTGACGGCGGAGAACGCTCATGATGGCGCTGATGGCGTCGTCAAGTGGCTTATGGTATGGAATCGCTGCCGTTATGGTTCGTCGCCTTCCACGCTGATCTCCCGCGATGCTTATCGGCTGCGCGACCAATTTGCTATAAATGCGGCGGATTCCGCCAAAATCAAGGAAAGTCTGCCTTCCCTGGAGCCAATCGTCTCCGAATTGCTATATGAACTGGAAGCCATCGACCGCATCGAACGCTGCCGCCGCCGGGATATAACCATTCAAGTCGTCGATAAAAACGGACATCCTGCGCCCGGCGCCCGCGTTGCGCTCCAACAGACGCGCCACGATTTTCTTTTCGGATGCAATGTCTTCCGCTGGGAAGAAAGGGAGACGCCTTCGCAGCAATCCTATCGCCGTCTCTTCGCCCAATTAATGAATTTCGCCACCATAGGTTTTTATTGGCCCGCCTACGAGCGAGCGCCCGGCCAAACGCGCCGCGCCTATGCGGCTGGGGCTGCGAAATGGTGCTTGGAGAATGGCATTATCGTTAAAGGGCATCCCTTGGTTTGGAATTTCACCGATCCTTCCTGGCTGCCGGAGGATCCTGATAAAGCCCAGCCATTGCTTATGGCGCGCATCAAGCGCGAGATCGAAGATTTCAAAGGCTTGATCGAAATTTGGGACGTCGTCAACGAAGCCACGGTTTTCGACCGGAAATCCTTTTTGCAGCGCGCTCCCAAAACTACCCGGCTTTGGCAAAAGGCCGGGCAGATGGAATTGACGATCGAAGCCTTCAAGACGGCGCGAAAAGCCAATCCAAGAGCCGAACTCGTCATCAACGATTATTATCTCCACAATCGCGAGCAAGCCGATAACGATTCTTCCATCGAAGGCGAAAAACATGAAATCTATGAGGACGTCCTTGAAGCCCTCGTCGAAGAAAACGGCGAACCTCTTTACGATATCATTGGCGTTCAATCCCACATGCACAACGGGGCATGGCCTACGAAACATATCCTTTCCGTCGTCGACCGTTTTGCGAATTACAAAAAACCTCTCCACTTCACCGAAACCACCATTGTTTCCGGCACTAAAAAGGAGAAAGAACAATGGGAAACGACAATGGAAGGCGAATGGCGTCAAGCGGAAGAAGTCGAACGCTTTTACCGGACGGTTTTCTCCTGTCCGCAGGTGGAAGCGCTAACATGGTGGGATTTCTCCGACGACCGCGCCTGGCAGGGCGCCCCGGCGGGCTTGATCCGCAAGGACATGTCGCCCAAGTCCGCCTATGAGCGCTTGTTATCATTGATTAAAGGTGAATGGTGGACTCAGGAAGAGTTCCTATACGAAGCCGAACCAGTCCGGACGCGCGCATTTTTAGGAGATTATACTGTTGCCATTACCTCCAAAGATGGAAAAAAATGGGAAAGAAAATTTTCTCTTCAGCGGGGAGAAGAACCGATCGACATTACAATCCGCATGGATTGA